The genomic stretch TTGAAACGAATAGCCATATATTTATTGCGTTACACATCATGCAATGGAGCCTTAATATAAAGAAGAATTTTCGCTACATTTAATTGAAGAATTAACTTATTTAAAGGATGCAAGATTTTTCAAGCATTTTATGTATGAATGCTTATTTTCACGAATATACACACCATGCAATAAAGCCTAAATATTAAGAAGAATTTTCGCTACATTTAATTGAAGAATTAACTTATTCAAAGGATGCAAGATTGTTTCaagcattttatttattaatgctgATTGTCACGAATATATATTtcacaactataaacaaaacctTTGAGTAAcggttaaatattaaaaaaaaagtttttcaatgtcatactttaataattaaaaaaataaccatTTTTGCGATGCATGTAACAGGGATGGTTATCAAAGATGGATGTAAGAACATCCATACTTAAACATTTAAACGAAATAATCAAGTATTTACTTCattgaattaaattgaaatatttgcaaCACAAAATGGAAAACATCATGACTGTGTTTCAGGGTATTACACATggacatatattttaattttggtgTTTTGTTGTCAGGAGCAATTTTCAGAAAGGCAAAACATATTCATGaatgatttattataaataaaaatgcttgaTTTTTTATAAAGTAATGGAAATAATATAAGCACAAACTACATGTATagataaagaaaaatatataggAAGTTAACGGTGATATTTCATAGAATTAATATTTGCTACGGCAtctcaaaatatataaattatgaaaatatatacaaaatacatgtataagtataCAGTACTTTTCAACAGATATTGAAATATGCTAGAAATATTACAATTGAATATATCCTTAAAAAGTGATAAATATTGTTAGTTatattaaaacagttttataaTTAGAAATGAACATATCTTGTGTAGGAATTCTCttataaaaaatcattaattaCCCACCCACAATTagaccattatatatatatttattgttgtatatGTTAATAATTTCGTATTTTGAAGTATATTTTTGCATATTGTGAGCAATCCGAATTATTATATTAGGAATCtacaattattatttcaaaaggtgtatatggtataataaaataattcatgTCTTTTCAGTCGATGGTTGTTGTTGTTCTGGCTTTGGTGTTGGTAGCCGTTGTTGTTGCCTTCATTTATAGGGAAACAAGGTACTTGTACGATAAACAGTCAGTTAAACGTTTTAGCCAGACAAAGCTCAGTAAGTTTTGTATGCTCATGTTTGTTTGGTTTCGTCCAGGGCTGACACACGTTAATATGTAATTATGATATCGACAAAAGAAACTTGTCAAATATATTTTTGCGGGGCTGACAAACCATGCAACGTCTGTATTTGATATATCCCTTGTAAGCTGTGAACCCCATAATTTTCTGATAATTATGAGTTTatttagaaagtaaacaaaattcATAgcagaagaaaaaaaacaaatttgaaaataacaaaatgactTCACACTGCTATCCATGGCTATCATGGTGATGCTGAAGTTAAAATAGGGTTTATATCGACACTGCACGCTTATTCAGGGTATAAAAATTGATATACAATGAGCTGATAACTGGCTTGACAGTTCTGTATTTGTTTTGAATGTCAACGGTTTCTCGATAATTTGAACCTCAAAATGATGTTAAATCGTAGCTGTTAGACCCAGCATAGTGCGTGAATATCTCAAGTGCCACATTTATGCTTGAAGAACCGTCAGTTTAACAACCGCATTGAATCGTTGACATAGCATCACAATAATATGTCCGAAAGCCCCATCCTGTGCTATATTAAATGTAACAACAGTTTGATTTCACAAATATCATGAATACTACGAAAATTTGGGAATTTGAAACACTTCTTTTTAAATTATGCCAATTAACCagaacgtgaaaaggtccctttaagtattAGATTCGGCTAGCGCATAAACATGATTTAACCCCGAATGGTTTTCACtgatcgttccaaggcgttgattatttaatttttaatcttGTTTTGTAATAactattttgaattaaaataacaGTTAATCTCATCATATAATTTCTAGAATTGAATATGTTTGCTATATTTGAAGGAATAACACATTTTGAACACGACTGTAAGAATGCAAATGGATGTTTAACAAGTGAAGCATTATAATTTGCATATGTAATGCTAAACGTGTTCACGAGGTTCATGTTAATAATTTTAACTGCATAACACGTTTATTAAAGCAGTTGCTATTTAACCGgctttgtatttaatataatgtcGTAAAATAAAACGATACATTTTAGAGGAAGAAGAAGACGGACAGAGCTGAATGAAAACAATGTTAAGGCTCTTTACCCTGTCTACTTTCGGGATCAAGAGGAACAAGACGCGTTCCAGGAATCATTCTTTGAGTCCTTTTACAGCAACAGAACGGTTATAAAACCGACCGTGGACAGTGAACAGGCATGTTCGTTCAATTGTACGTTTTATCCGGTAAGACAAAAACGGATGGCTCAGAACGGAGTACAGCATGGATGTTGTATATCGTAAGTAAACTTACTTGTCGGGTTGGGAGCACTATTAATCATGCTGGGTGTCAAACAATTCTTTGAGCTTTCAACTGCATGGTCATGTGAACAAAACAAGTGGACCCTTGTTTTGAGGAGCGCATTGAAATGAAGCCAGATATTCGCAATAAAAGCAAAACAAGAGTTAAGCATTAACATAGgggttataaaatgttaaatgttgttttgaGTATTAATCATATAAAACAGTTTACGTCTTCAATGTTTTGTCAGGCTGATACATTAGATAAACGTGTTATGCACATTTGTCACACATACAGTCACCGAAATTACCATTACGTTCatcataatatgttttaaaaatttaatcaaatatccaAGAATACAACATCTGCGAGATTTTTATTAATgcacataataaaataaatagtacGAAAGCGGCATACATTATTCATTTTAAGATAAGCTTGGCGAATAATCACATTTCTGCACATACGAAATGACATTTACACTGTGCTGTGCAAAACTTAGTGAATGTGCTGCTgcggttgttgttgttgcttttcatTAACTACCTTATATTTAGTCATAGCGTCAAACATTGAGATATGTATGTTATACAATGAATTCATCAACGTTTATTTCATGAAAGACTAACATCGACGGTTCAGCTATATTGTCTGCCATACTTTCATACAAGAAATTGAAAAAACATTTACGTTAAGTGAAATTATAGAACAATTATGATGTTTAATATGAGAAACGGTGTcataatttttattgttatgcttttggtgttgattttataaaaaaatacattctaTATTAATATTATGCACAAATAGATGATGATGAAAGCATAATATAACTAAAACGTAAGTCATATGCATGTTAAATTATGTTATGAGATACAAAGTTTTTAACGTTATTCAGAAGTTAAATGTTTTTACAGAAATGCTAGGTTCCATTTCCCAACCAATCACACCAACATTAAAGGACAGGTTCGCACATTTCTCCAGTTCGGCACCAAGAAGCAGTATTTCACCGTCCATGCATGCACGTGAGTATATGCAATACAGCTCAGATGCTTATTTACTACAATGGATTGTCGCTTTCGACCAAATCGTCAAATTGATCACGTGAATCATTACCTAATAGCTTTGTTTGCTGGAGTATGTATAGTAAATACATTGGCGCACTATTGCGAACACTTTATGTTATCTCTTGCGTTATCTTTGGCCTAACTTTTACCCGTTCCATTCGATAATACATTGTAATACAATTGATTGACTCCGTATCGTTAACGTTATTTACTGTCATGGTGAATTGTAATGTTCGGTTACATCGATGCATAACGTgttgttaattttgaaatttgaatttgaatttgtTAAGCAATTGATTTGCTTTTAACtatatagagactttaaaatacTTAATATGACCATATTGTTGTAAGTTCAAATGACAAATATCGTCAATAAAATATAGAAATGTATAGGTGAACTGAGGATCAAACACTTGATGCAAACAGTAAAACAAGTTCCCCCAAAACTCAAAATCGATGTCAAAGTTTTAACTATTTTTACTGGGCAAATACTACACGCATAGGGGTCACATTGAGAAATCAACTTTAAAGGTCATCTGTATGAATGATTTGCATCCCTATTGATGTCAAAGCAACGATACACAAAGCCTCTAACACTTATTTAATAAACCGTTGCGTTGGATAAGGCAATTTCGATAACCAATCTTCAATTCCGCATGCAATATATTTGTCAAATAAACCATTTTCACAATTGGCCAAAAATGATGAGAGtgcgaagtcacgtgactcgcacaattccagaacgaggctaaacGTGTAGCCTTTTCTAATAGTTCCACGCAAAACCGCGTTTTTAACCCTTCACTCGTTTAAACATACAGCGACGTAACACAAAATTGCATCGTTAAAATTATAGTGAATGTATACTTTCTATGTTAAGTGTAAATACCTTAAATTTAATTTTCCTGATTAAAACCCTTGTTTCTATTCAATGTTTTGCACAGATTCTGATATTCGTTTGGGCATTTTTATCGCGGTATTAAATCAAAGATCTATCATTTCTCCTGTTTGTTGATAGATCTGAGGTTATATTGCCCCTGTGTCCAGCACAGACGCATTATCTCATCATGATCAGATATTGTGAAGACAAATACATAATACCAACACGGTGTTTCGtgcataaattattttgacagcACGAATGTATATGTTCCTACATCAAAATCACATTATTTCTATCTAAGTAAtccaaataaatattaatatttatttcgaaTATGTCATTGTTAACATAGTGTgctagttttcatattttttttatatttttttttgtattattttaatatttttttcgtgAGCATGAGCATGACAACGTTAACATTTATTCGAAAATATCTTTGGCAGGCAAAACCTTTTAGATATCGGGAAACTTTAACCACAGACGTTGTTTTTCTTTTCGTACAAGTGACTCTAAAAGAAATgactatgtatatacatgtacatatagtttTTACAGTTAATGTATTGCAAACAATTGTAGGAACCAATGTCCGGGTGTATAATGTATGTTTGTCGTTATTGTAACCAGCGCCAGTGCTCATGagaatcccgaatgtaaacaataaaaaccaaGCAAAGCATCGATATTCTCCGCCCAAACaatatacacgttcagcctcgttttgaaattcgacgcgtcacgtgatatcttaAAAAAGCAACACGGGAAGTATTGTGAAATTGGTCAATTTATTCCATTTTACGTCCCCTATTAATGTGCACCCGCTATATATGCTTTTATTATCAGTATTTACATTGATAGTCTACGATCTTAAGGACAACATGTCttgttcacaggtggttagcgtgtggctatgatattaattagtgaaaacatcattttaaatgatcaattatcatattataacgaaaaacaacttttttcgaaaaaaaaatttcaccagcaaatatatatataacaatttatccaactcgaaatcacccgaaaacggggtgcatcgttttgaacagccattacttcaaaAATTGTGCAGCgcttttcacgatcttggtcttattcaacgcagaaatgaatttcgaTGTTAACttggtcaagcgaattgtgtatcgcgttttttcttaaaatttgacccagcatgtgtagaaatattacaagatatatacatttccagaaaggaaaatcgctgcaaaattaatgaagtaatggctgtttaaagcgatgcaccccgttttcggatgatttcgagttggataccttgttttatatatatttgatagtaatatattttttaagttgatttttcgttataatatgattatttttcattaaaataatgttttcactaattaatatcatagccacacgctaacaacCTGTGGTCTTGTTGCGTACCTGTTATGAGCGGACttctatacatgtaaaataaagaCGAATTGTCCATTTgtacttgtttatatatatatgataattcAAAAAGACGATCGAAACACATGtacagtaaatatatatatatatatattatatataaggaAATCACTTCTAAACGAAAGCCCAGCATATGTGAAAAGTGcagtccctaataagcctgttcGAAACGTAAAGGCTAATCCATGCAGCCCAGTTCTTCTACTGACCGACTAGTGTATATTAACAGCCGTGttttgtaaactttattttttagGGCGTTGATTGGCTGCACAGGATGTGTATGTTCCCAAGAGAAAAATTTTGCACCAGCCGTGGTTTTGAAAATCGGAGTTCAAAAGGTAGATGACATTGAAGACACGGAGATAGACTATTTCTCATTCCCTGGCTGCTGCAAATGTATCAATACCTGATAAAAAAAATTTATCAAAAAAGTGTTGTCGATATAAGGATTTTGCATTGACTATTGTTTCTTTATGCCTGTTTCAATTGCACAGGTGTATGAAAAATGATATATTAccgaaactatttttgaactattTAGATTTTATGAATTATCACCCTCTGATATGTTATGTTTCAAGCTTAACCAAATGTGTGTAAGTAAAATTGAAAGCGAAtcattattttatagtttattaataaaacataaatggacgtgaaaaaaaaacgttttcagtTTAAGAATATCAGAACATTATGTGCTATGCATAACACATTACCAATCGCGAAAGAATGACACTGTAAGAATATCAGCTTATTATGTGAAATGCATCAAACATACCCAAAGGCGACAGAATGACAGTACTACAATATCAGCTTAATACGTAAACTGCCTCTAACATAACCAAACGCGAAAGACTGACAGTGTTAGAATATCAGGCCATGGTGTGAAATGATTCAAATATAACTGAACGTGAAAGAATGACAGCGTAGAAATATCAGAACATGATGTGAAATGGTTCAAATATAACTTGCAAGAATGGCAATGTCAAAAAATTACCGCCCATGATGTGAAATGATCCTAACAAAACTGAAAGTGAAAGAATGACAAGGTCAGACTATCAGACTATATGGGAAATCAGCGCATGTTGTGAAATGCTTCAAACAGAACTGAATGTGAAAGAATAATAGTGTAAGGATATCAGCCCTTGAAGTGAAATGCCTCAAACAGAACTGAATGTGAAAGAATAAGAAGTTTTATTAGTTTATTGAAGTCTCATTTGTATATATACACtcacaacatacaataaaacataagcatagtaataaaaataaaatgctgCCACTCGAAAGTATCGAGTTATAAGAGACTAGAGTAATATATCAACACAAGAATCATCATACAATTATATTGAAATGAAAGGGATCTAACCCCTGATTTCAAATAACAGAAACTGTAACATGAACTGCAGTATTACCTTTCTTCCAAATACCATAAAATTATATAGTCTCCACTAAAAACTGGACATCAGTTGAAACAGCTTTGTACAATCTTAGAGTTATGAGACTAATTCACATATGGTACAGTACAGTTATAGACTatattacataatacaattttgattGCGCCCACTGTTCTCACCTTAAAATTTGCCATAAGAATTAAACCATAAAATACTGAAAGCGAAAATAAAACACTATGTATTACAAAGTCATATATAGCCTATGGTCAGACCATCTACGAACTGGTCAGTGGTGACACTCAAACATTTGTATTAATACTTTATGATTGTCTCATtcgtatacatacatatatgattaaacatacacatatatacatattcacataaaacatgtatacgaGTGTAAGAATATCAGCCATTGATGTGAAATGCCTCAAACAGAACTGAATGTGAAAGAATACCAGTGTAAGAATATCAGCGCATGATGTGGAATGCTTCAAACAGAACTGAATGTGAAAGAATAAGAGTGTAAAAATATCAGCATTTGATGTGAAATGCCTCAAACAGATCTGAACGTGAATGAAGAATAAGAGTGTAAGAACATCAGCCCTTGATGTGAAATACCTCAAACTGAACTGAATGTGAAGAATAAGAGTTTAAGAATATCAGCCCTTTATGTGAAATGCCTCAAACAGAACTGAATGTAAAAGAATAAGATTGTAAGAATATCAGCCTTTCATGTGAAATTCTTTAAACAGAACTGAGCGTGAAAGAAATGAGAATATACAAATATCAGCCCATGACGTTAAAGACTTTAAACAGAACTGAACGAGCACATAGGTGGTTAGCGTGAGGCGATgacaacattttaaatgaaaaataatcacaTTATAACGACAAATCATTTTCTCTGAAAAAatgtcactatcaaatatataaatatataacaaggtattcatctcaaaatgacccgaaaaaaTTGTGCGtcgctttaaacagccataacttcatcgtGCAGCGATTTCCGTGAACTAGGTTTAATTAAACGCAGAACTGAATATGCTTTCTGATGTGTTAATATCTagcaatatgtttacaaatgctgggtcaactcgcgtgacctactcgtctTCGATCCCACCCGAtccaagactgaaatcttcacggtgTAAAGGGCATTTTCTCAGCCAAGTTTAAGGACctcggtaccataattcaataaaacgtaggGCAAAACATTCTTATcgttcttgccgttacattatgcataaaaaacctttgtttacatacatttatttcatctGGCCGACAATTtgaacacacgagtgatttcattggtccaacgtGTGTCTTTACTCTAAGAGCTTTACTCCTGGTGTTTTCATACTTGAATCGGGTCT from Dreissena polymorpha isolate Duluth1 chromosome 10, UMN_Dpol_1.0, whole genome shotgun sequence encodes the following:
- the LOC127848608 gene encoding uncharacterized protein LOC127848608, whose protein sequence is MGETCSKTRILSMVVVVLALVLVAVVVAFIYRETRGRRRRTELNENNVKALYPVYFRDQEEQDAFQESFFESFYSNRTVIKPTVDSEQACSFNCTFYPVRQKRMAQNGVQHGCCISNARFHFPTNHTNIKGQVRTFLQFGTKKQYFTVHACTALIGCTGCVCSQEKNFAPAVVLKIGVQKVDDIEDTEIDYFSFPGCCKCINT